Proteins found in one Planctomycetes bacterium MalM25 genomic segment:
- the topA gene encoding DNA topoisomerase 1, which yields MAKKKAAAAGTGSALVIVESPAKAKTIGKYLGKGYIVEASVGHVRDLPQGAAQIPAKYKGEKWASLGVNVEKDFEPIYVMSPGKSKQIKLLKDQLKKADTLYLATDEDREGEAISWHLLELLKPKVPVHRLVFHEITKEAIQESLESPRQVDDGLVKAQETRRILDRLYGYEVSPLLWRKVRPKLSAGRVQSVAVRLIVDRERERMAFVSATWWDLLGTFSKKGDPKQRLETTIVSVDGQKLPSGKDFDQNTGKIKNDALLHLDEAGARALVEKIKNGTFVVKSVEEKPYTTKPYAPFTTSTLQQEANRKLSFTARRTMQVAQSLYENGHITYMRTDSTNLSKLAVEEARKLVRGEYGEDYLPAEPRVYSGKVKNAQEAHEAIRPAGTPFESPVAMKSKLNDEQFKIFDLIWKRTIASQMENSRGRRIVVQIEGEGCVFTVSGKTIDFPGYLRAYVEGSDDPNAQLADQEKSLPSVEVGEQLDVLEMLAKDHTTQPPGRFSEAALTKALEEKGIGRPSTYASIIDTILFRNYVFKKGGALVPTWVAFSVVKLLEDHLSGLVDYQFTAQMEDDLDEISRGERDNLDYLKSFYFGNGKPGLKQQLENKVDEIDARSISRISLGKADDGDEVFVRVGRYSPFVEKGEKTASLPDELPPDEVKLGYALDLLAQAEKAEEPLGMHPENGKPVYLKVGRFGPYIMLGSPEDEEKPKNASLLKGMSPDDIDLETALKLLSLPRELGVHPKLEGTIHAYNGRYGPYVKCDKETRSLPADVSPLDVTLEQAIELLNQPKQRGRAAAKPPLKVFEEKSPITEGVVQVMDGRYGPYVTDGETNASLPKGGSPEELSFQDALDLLAARAAAGGSKKKKKKAAKKKTTKKKAAKKKTTKKKTAKGAKKRATKKAD from the coding sequence ATGGCCAAGAAGAAAGCCGCCGCCGCCGGAACGGGCTCCGCCCTGGTGATCGTCGAATCGCCCGCCAAGGCGAAGACGATCGGCAAGTACCTGGGCAAGGGGTACATCGTCGAGGCCTCGGTCGGCCACGTCCGCGACCTGCCTCAGGGCGCCGCCCAGATCCCCGCCAAGTACAAGGGCGAGAAGTGGGCCAGCCTGGGCGTGAACGTCGAGAAGGACTTCGAGCCGATCTACGTGATGTCGCCGGGCAAGAGCAAGCAGATCAAGCTGCTCAAGGACCAGCTCAAGAAGGCGGACACGCTCTACCTCGCGACGGACGAAGACCGCGAGGGGGAGGCCATCAGCTGGCACCTGCTGGAGCTCCTCAAGCCGAAGGTGCCGGTCCACCGCCTGGTGTTCCACGAGATCACGAAGGAGGCGATCCAGGAATCGCTCGAATCGCCCCGCCAGGTCGATGACGGCCTGGTCAAAGCGCAAGAGACCCGCCGCATCCTCGACCGCCTGTACGGCTACGAGGTCTCGCCGCTGCTGTGGCGGAAGGTGCGGCCGAAGCTCTCGGCGGGCCGCGTGCAGAGCGTCGCGGTGCGGCTGATCGTCGACCGCGAGCGCGAGCGGATGGCTTTCGTCTCGGCGACGTGGTGGGACCTGCTCGGCACGTTCTCTAAGAAGGGAGACCCAAAGCAGCGGCTGGAGACGACGATCGTCTCGGTCGATGGCCAGAAGCTCCCCAGCGGTAAGGACTTCGATCAGAACACGGGCAAGATCAAGAACGACGCGCTATTGCACCTCGACGAGGCGGGCGCGCGGGCCCTCGTGGAGAAGATCAAGAACGGCACGTTCGTCGTGAAGAGCGTCGAGGAGAAGCCGTACACGACCAAGCCGTACGCCCCGTTCACGACCAGCACGCTCCAGCAGGAAGCGAACCGCAAGCTCAGCTTCACCGCCCGCCGCACGATGCAGGTGGCCCAGTCGCTCTACGAGAACGGGCACATCACCTACATGCGTACCGACTCGACCAACCTGTCGAAGCTGGCGGTCGAAGAGGCCCGCAAGCTGGTGCGGGGCGAGTACGGCGAGGACTACCTGCCCGCGGAGCCGCGCGTCTACAGCGGCAAGGTGAAGAACGCCCAGGAGGCTCACGAGGCGATCCGCCCCGCGGGCACGCCGTTCGAGTCGCCGGTCGCGATGAAGTCGAAGCTGAACGACGAGCAGTTCAAGATCTTCGACCTGATCTGGAAGCGGACGATCGCCAGCCAGATGGAGAACAGCCGCGGCCGCCGGATCGTCGTGCAGATCGAGGGCGAGGGCTGCGTCTTCACCGTCAGCGGCAAGACGATCGACTTCCCCGGTTACCTGCGGGCGTACGTCGAGGGCTCGGACGACCCGAACGCCCAGCTGGCCGACCAAGAGAAGTCCCTGCCGAGCGTTGAGGTCGGCGAACAGCTCGACGTCCTGGAGATGCTCGCCAAGGACCACACGACGCAGCCCCCCGGGCGGTTCAGCGAAGCGGCGCTCACGAAGGCCTTGGAAGAGAAAGGTATCGGCCGGCCGAGCACGTACGCGTCGATCATCGACACGATCCTCTTCCGCAACTACGTCTTCAAGAAGGGCGGGGCGTTGGTCCCCACCTGGGTCGCTTTCAGCGTGGTGAAACTGCTGGAAGACCATCTCTCCGGGCTGGTCGACTACCAGTTCACCGCCCAGATGGAGGACGATCTCGACGAGATCAGCCGCGGCGAGCGCGACAACCTCGACTACCTGAAGAGCTTCTACTTCGGCAACGGCAAGCCGGGCCTCAAGCAGCAGCTCGAGAATAAAGTCGATGAGATCGACGCCCGCTCGATCAGCCGGATCTCGCTCGGCAAGGCGGACGATGGCGACGAGGTCTTCGTCCGCGTCGGCCGTTACTCGCCCTTTGTCGAGAAGGGGGAGAAGACCGCCTCGCTGCCCGACGAGCTGCCGCCCGACGAGGTGAAGCTTGGCTACGCCCTCGACCTGCTCGCCCAGGCGGAGAAGGCCGAGGAGCCGCTCGGCATGCACCCGGAGAATGGCAAGCCGGTCTACCTGAAGGTCGGCCGCTTCGGCCCCTACATCATGCTCGGCTCGCCCGAGGATGAGGAGAAGCCGAAGAACGCGTCGCTGCTCAAGGGGATGAGCCCCGACGACATCGACCTAGAGACCGCGCTCAAGCTGCTCAGCCTGCCTCGCGAGCTGGGCGTTCACCCGAAGCTCGAGGGGACGATCCACGCGTACAACGGCCGCTACGGCCCCTACGTGAAGTGCGACAAAGAGACCCGTTCGTTGCCCGCCGACGTGTCGCCGCTCGACGTGACGCTCGAGCAGGCGATCGAGCTCTTGAACCAGCCGAAGCAGCGTGGTCGCGCCGCCGCGAAGCCGCCGCTCAAGGTCTTCGAGGAGAAGTCGCCGATCACCGAAGGCGTGGTCCAGGTGATGGACGGCCGCTACGGGCCCTACGTGACCGACGGCGAGACGAACGCCTCGCTGCCGAAGGGGGGCTCGCCCGAGGAGCTCAGCTTCCAGGACGCCCTCGACCTGCTGGCCGCCCGCGCGGCCGCCGGCGGATCGAAGAAGAAGAAGAAAAAGGCGGCCAAAAAGAAGACGACCAAGAAGAAGGCCGCAAAGAAGAAGACGACCAAGAAAAAGACCGCCAAAGGCGCCAAGAAACGGGCGACCAAGAAGGCGGACTAG
- the yybR_1 gene encoding putative HTH-type transcriptional regulator YybR: protein MAKKATKKAKPSPERRSACPIACALDVLGDKWTLLVVRDLMSGKRTYGELADSPESIPTNLLADRLKRLVAAGLADKRAYQDNPPRYEYTLTKRGRELYPVLDAVKEFGLREFPGSEARIDFSKQANKK, encoded by the coding sequence ATGGCCAAGAAAGCGACCAAGAAGGCCAAGCCTTCACCGGAACGCCGCTCCGCCTGCCCGATCGCCTGCGCGCTCGACGTCTTGGGCGATAAGTGGACGCTCTTGGTGGTGCGCGACTTGATGTCGGGGAAGCGGACGTACGGCGAGTTGGCCGATTCGCCCGAATCGATACCGACCAACCTGCTGGCCGATCGCCTGAAACGCCTGGTCGCCGCGGGGCTGGCGGACAAACGGGCGTACCAAGACAACCCGCCCCGCTACGAGTACACGCTAACCAAGCGGGGGCGGGAGCTGTACCCGGTGCTCGACGCGGTGAAAGAGTTCGGGCTCCGAGAGTTCCCCGGCTCCGAGGCCCGCATCGATTTCAGTAAGCAAGCTAACAAGAAGTAA
- a CDS encoding DinB superfamily protein gives MNAIQAIQASAATSDMVLKSYLSDLEDADLFKRPHPECNHLAWQLGHLIASECNLVEVIKPGSAIELPEGFADKHSKETAGDNDPANFATKEEYLALFDKVRSATSETVATLSEADLDAPNPKEEWRDFMPTVGSVCVLTASHPMMHAGQFVPVRREAGKPVLM, from the coding sequence ATGAACGCGATCCAGGCGATACAGGCATCGGCGGCGACGAGCGATATGGTCCTCAAGAGCTATCTGAGCGACCTGGAAGACGCCGATCTCTTCAAGCGGCCGCACCCCGAGTGCAACCACCTGGCGTGGCAGCTCGGGCACCTGATCGCTTCGGAGTGCAACTTGGTCGAGGTGATCAAGCCGGGCTCCGCGATCGAGCTGCCCGAGGGATTCGCCGACAAGCACAGCAAAGAGACCGCCGGCGACAACGACCCGGCGAACTTCGCGACCAAGGAGGAGTACCTCGCCCTCTTCGACAAGGTGCGGTCCGCCACGAGCGAGACGGTCGCCACGCTCAGCGAGGCCGACCTCGACGCGCCGAACCCGAAGGAAGAATGGCGTGATTTCATGCCGACCGTCGGTTCGGTCTGCGTGCTCACCGCCAGCCACCCGATGATGCACGCCGGCCAGTTCGTGCCGGTCCGCCGCGAAGCGGGCAAGCCCGTTTTGATGTAA
- the pckA gene encoding Phosphoenolpyruvate carboxykinase [ATP], with translation MAYPIRLDTYGIQNVKVHRNLPAAELYEHAVMYDGAQVSASGALCVYSGEKKGRSPNDKRIVEESTSRDDVWWGPVNQPLSIGSFQKVRAGAIEYLNSRDRVYVVDAFAGWSPKERIKVRVICSRPYHALFMWNMLIRPTLEEANHFGEPDYVILNAGAQAADPSIDGVESPTSVALNFALGEFVILGTEYAGEMKKGVFTIMNYLLPKKRLLSMHCSANEGKKGDVSLFFGLSGTGKTTLSADPNRDLIGDDEHGWGADGVFNIEGGCYAKCIDLSAESEPEIYGAIRFGAVLENTVLDPATRVVDYHDSSLTENTRASYPIDHIPNAQIPCRGRHPRNIIFLTCDAFGVLPPVSLLTPEQAMYHFISGYTAKVAGTEVGVTEPKPNFSACFGAPFLVWHPTVYAELLADKMREHEVKAYLVNTGWSGGPYGVGSRMSLHYTRAIIDGIHDGTIAEAPTEIDPFFGLEMPTVCAQVPSELLVPRNAWGDGAAYDATAQKLAGLFSENFRQYEDVASAEIVAAGPSVGAAV, from the coding sequence ATGGCTTACCCGATCCGGCTCGACACGTACGGCATTCAGAACGTTAAGGTCCATCGCAATCTGCCGGCGGCGGAACTGTACGAGCACGCCGTGATGTACGACGGCGCTCAGGTGTCGGCGAGCGGGGCCCTGTGCGTTTATTCGGGCGAGAAGAAGGGCCGCAGCCCGAACGACAAGCGGATCGTCGAGGAGTCGACCAGCCGCGACGACGTTTGGTGGGGACCGGTCAACCAGCCGCTTTCGATCGGCTCGTTCCAGAAGGTCCGCGCGGGGGCGATCGAGTACCTTAACTCGCGCGACCGGGTCTACGTGGTCGACGCCTTCGCGGGGTGGAGCCCGAAGGAGCGGATCAAGGTCCGCGTGATCTGCTCGCGGCCGTACCATGCGCTGTTCATGTGGAACATGCTAATCCGCCCTACCCTGGAGGAAGCGAATCACTTCGGCGAGCCCGACTACGTGATTTTGAATGCCGGCGCCCAGGCCGCGGACCCCTCGATCGACGGCGTCGAGAGCCCGACCAGCGTCGCCCTGAACTTCGCGCTCGGCGAGTTCGTGATCCTCGGCACCGAGTACGCCGGGGAGATGAAGAAGGGCGTCTTCACGATCATGAACTACCTGCTGCCCAAGAAGCGGCTGCTGTCGATGCACTGCTCGGCCAACGAGGGGAAGAAGGGAGACGTCTCCCTCTTCTTCGGCCTCTCGGGCACCGGCAAGACGACCCTCTCGGCCGATCCCAATCGCGATCTCATCGGCGACGACGAGCACGGCTGGGGAGCCGATGGCGTCTTCAACATCGAGGGGGGGTGCTACGCCAAGTGCATCGACCTGTCGGCGGAGAGCGAGCCGGAGATCTACGGCGCGATCCGCTTCGGCGCGGTGCTCGAGAACACCGTGCTCGATCCGGCGACCCGCGTCGTCGACTACCACGACAGCTCGCTCACCGAGAACACGCGGGCGAGCTACCCGATCGACCACATCCCCAACGCGCAGATCCCCTGCCGCGGCCGTCATCCGCGGAACATCATCTTCCTCACGTGCGACGCCTTCGGCGTGCTGCCGCCGGTCAGCCTGCTCACGCCCGAGCAGGCGATGTACCACTTCATCAGCGGCTACACGGCGAAGGTCGCCGGCACCGAGGTGGGGGTCACCGAGCCGAAGCCGAACTTCTCCGCCTGCTTTGGCGCGCCGTTCTTGGTCTGGCACCCGACCGTCTACGCCGAGTTGCTCGCCGACAAGATGCGTGAGCACGAAGTGAAGGCCTACCTGGTCAATACCGGCTGGTCGGGCGGGCCGTACGGCGTCGGTTCGCGGATGAGCCTGCACTACACCCGCGCCATCATCGATGGCATCCACGACGGCACGATCGCCGAGGCGCCGACCGAGATCGACCCTTTCTTTGGCCTCGAGATGCCGACCGTCTGCGCCCAGGTGCCCAGCGAGTTGCTCGTGCCGCGCAACGCCTGGGGCGACGGAGCCGCGTACGACGCGACCGCCCAGAAGCTAGCCGGCCTCTTCAGCGAGAACTTCCGCCAGTACGAGGACGTCGCCTCCGCGGAGATCGTGGCGGCGGGCCCGAGCGTGGGCGCCGCGGTGTGA
- the coaBC_2 gene encoding Coenzyme A biosynthesis bifunctional protein CoaBC: MAKILITSGPTRQHIDAVRYLTNASSGRMGRGLARAALEAGHDVVVVSGPVDVEYPDACRIVPVVSTEEMLEVSTEEFAGCDGLIGAAAPCDYRPVRVEPGKIAKTGEPLQLRLVETEDIVATLGADKRDRWVVGFALEAEDHRLRALAKLERKHCDLIVSNGVAAMHATDNEVEVLTPEGEVVGHFAGPKDEVARGILAVIGERLIDGDLPSLSGRG, from the coding sequence ATGGCGAAGATCCTCATCACCTCCGGCCCGACGCGCCAGCATATCGACGCGGTGCGCTACCTGACGAACGCCTCGAGCGGGCGGATGGGACGCGGCTTGGCCCGGGCGGCTCTCGAGGCGGGGCACGACGTGGTCGTGGTCTCCGGCCCGGTCGATGTCGAGTACCCGGACGCCTGCCGGATTGTGCCGGTCGTTTCGACCGAAGAGATGCTCGAAGTCTCCACCGAAGAGTTCGCCGGCTGCGACGGCCTGATCGGCGCCGCCGCCCCGTGTGACTACCGACCCGTGCGGGTCGAACCCGGGAAAATCGCCAAGACGGGCGAACCGCTCCAGCTGCGGCTTGTCGAAACCGAAGACATCGTCGCCACGCTGGGCGCCGACAAGCGGGATCGCTGGGTCGTCGGGTTCGCCCTGGAGGCCGAGGACCACCGCCTGCGGGCGCTGGCGAAGCTGGAGCGCAAGCACTGCGACTTGATCGTCAGCAACGGCGTCGCGGCGATGCACGCCACGGACAACGAGGTCGAGGTCCTCACGCCCGAGGGCGAGGTGGTCGGCCACTTCGCCGGGCCGAAGGACGAGGTCGCCCGCGGCATCCTGGCGGTGATCGGCGAGCGGCTGATTGATGGCGATCTCCCCTCCCTTTCAGGGAGGGGCTAG
- the argC gene encoding N-acetyl-gamma-glutamyl-phosphate reductase yields the protein MIRVAVYGASGYTGLELLKLLARHPHVEVTALTTRQDESPHLSEVHPQLTGGPDLRLEKLSIEQVAERADAAFACLPHAASAEVVGQLVNRGLKVVDLSADYRLTDLLTYEQWYHVTHPDPARVGKTPYGLPELFRDQIRGADLVANPGCYPTAAILGLAPLLAEGLIAPRGVVIDAKSGVTGAGRNPKPGLHFPEANESCTAYGVGAHRHMPEIDQVLTTAHARGPHAAAGDPVEVIFTPHLVPMDRGELCTCYAAPFADTSESTLRACLDAFYADEPFVQVVDAPPATKHVVGSNRCHVFVKKVRSQVVVVSAIDNLIKGASGAAVQNFNLMHGFEETTALL from the coding sequence ATGATCCGGGTCGCGGTCTACGGCGCCAGTGGTTACACCGGCTTGGAGCTCCTGAAGCTCCTGGCGCGGCACCCGCACGTCGAGGTGACGGCCCTCACAACCCGTCAGGACGAGTCCCCCCACCTGTCGGAAGTCCACCCGCAGCTTACGGGCGGGCCCGATCTGCGGCTCGAGAAGCTGTCGATCGAGCAGGTCGCCGAGCGGGCCGACGCCGCCTTCGCCTGCCTGCCGCACGCGGCGAGCGCCGAGGTCGTGGGGCAGCTGGTTAATCGGGGCCTGAAAGTCGTCGATCTCAGCGCGGACTACCGGCTGACCGACCTGCTGACTTACGAGCAGTGGTACCACGTCACGCACCCCGACCCGGCCCGCGTCGGCAAGACGCCCTACGGGCTGCCCGAGCTGTTCCGCGACCAGATCCGTGGCGCCGACCTGGTCGCCAACCCGGGCTGCTACCCGACGGCGGCGATCCTGGGGCTCGCGCCGTTGCTCGCCGAGGGGCTGATCGCTCCGCGGGGCGTGGTGATCGACGCGAAGAGCGGAGTCACCGGCGCGGGACGCAACCCGAAGCCCGGCCTCCACTTCCCCGAGGCGAACGAGAGCTGCACCGCCTACGGCGTCGGCGCTCATCGGCACATGCCGGAGATCGACCAGGTGCTGACCACCGCCCACGCCCGCGGTCCGCACGCCGCGGCGGGCGATCCGGTCGAGGTGATCTTCACGCCGCACCTGGTGCCGATGGACCGGGGCGAGTTGTGCACCTGCTACGCGGCGCCCTTCGCCGACACCTCCGAGTCGACCCTGCGGGCGTGCCTCGACGCGTTCTACGCGGACGAGCCGTTCGTGCAGGTGGTCGACGCCCCGCCGGCGACAAAGCACGTGGTCGGATCGAACCGCTGCCACGTCTTCGTGAAGAAGGTTCGCAGCCAGGTGGTCGTCGTCAGCGCGATCGACAACCTGATCAAGGGCGCCAGTGGCGCCGCGGTTCAGAATTTCAACTTGATGCACGGCTTCGAAGAGACCACCGCGTTGCTGTAA
- the argJ gene encoding Arginine biosynthesis bifunctional protein ArgJ, whose translation MSENQFQLPKGFTAGGVYSGVKEDTSKLDLALLVSDRAATAVGVYTKNLVKAAPVLLDRERTPGDNLRAVITNSGVANACTGDRGMADARRMAALTAEAIGAGVTEDQVLVLSTGVIGEHLPMQKIADGIPAVAADLGSDAGAIERSARAIMTTDTVPKVRSRTVEIGGREVTVTGVAKGAAMIGPNMATMLATVVTDAPLAAADAQSALSEAVDESFHCISVDGHTSTNDTVLLLANGAAGGEPLAGKELNHFRATLVEVCEDLAVAIPADGEGADHLITVEVHGCATRSDAVRIGKTIADSPLVKTAVAGADPNWGRIVSAAGYAGVPFDPSDVALLINGILVYEKGAPVEFDEATVSDSIRSSRDTLLLLLLGEGQANARFWTTDLTTEYVRLNADYRT comes from the coding sequence ATGTCCGAGAACCAGTTCCAACTCCCGAAGGGCTTCACCGCCGGTGGCGTCTATTCGGGCGTGAAAGAGGACACGAGCAAGCTCGATCTGGCCCTGCTGGTGAGCGACCGCGCGGCGACCGCCGTCGGTGTGTACACGAAGAACCTCGTGAAGGCCGCCCCCGTGCTGCTCGACCGCGAGCGGACCCCGGGCGACAACCTGCGGGCCGTGATCACCAACTCGGGCGTCGCGAACGCCTGCACCGGCGACCGGGGCATGGCGGACGCCCGGCGGATGGCCGCCCTCACCGCCGAGGCGATCGGCGCGGGGGTCACCGAGGACCAGGTCCTCGTCCTCTCGACCGGCGTGATCGGCGAGCACCTGCCGATGCAGAAGATCGCCGACGGCATCCCGGCGGTCGCCGCCGACCTGGGCTCCGACGCCGGCGCCATCGAGCGTTCCGCCCGAGCGATCATGACGACCGACACCGTCCCCAAGGTCCGCTCGCGGACGGTCGAGATCGGCGGACGCGAAGTGACGGTCACGGGGGTCGCCAAGGGGGCGGCGATGATCGGCCCGAACATGGCGACCATGCTGGCGACCGTCGTGACCGACGCGCCACTCGCCGCCGCCGACGCCCAGTCGGCCCTCTCCGAGGCGGTCGATGAGTCGTTCCACTGCATCAGCGTCGACGGCCACACCAGCACGAACGACACGGTCCTGCTGCTCGCCAACGGCGCCGCGGGGGGCGAGCCGCTCGCAGGAAAAGAGCTGAACCATTTCCGCGCCACGCTGGTCGAAGTGTGCGAGGACCTGGCGGTTGCGATCCCCGCCGACGGCGAGGGGGCCGATCACCTGATCACGGTCGAGGTCCACGGTTGCGCCACGAGGAGCGACGCGGTCCGCATCGGCAAGACGATCGCCGACAGCCCGCTGGTGAAGACCGCCGTGGCGGGGGCCGACCCGAACTGGGGACGCATCGTCTCCGCCGCCGGCTACGCGGGCGTCCCATTCGATCCGTCGGACGTGGCGCTGCTGATCAACGGCATCCTGGTCTACGAGAAGGGCGCGCCGGTCGAGTTCGACGAGGCGACCGTCTCCGACAGCATCCGCTCCAGCCGAGACACGCTGCTGCTGCTCTTGCTGGGCGAGGGCCAAGCCAACGCCCGCTTCTGGACGACCGATCTCACCACCGAGTACGTGCGGCTCAACGCCGACTATCGGACGTGA
- the kch_1 gene encoding Voltage-gated potassium channel Kch, producing MSLLLRIRRGVTFLGAFFVVAVTSYKWLHECSWLDAVYFFVITVSTVGYGEQSQFDSDEKIFTIAVILVGVISVGYTVGLIVQSMIEGQIDQALGARRMEQQIEQLSGHAIVCGYGRLGATISEELSRRKRAFVILDSDQEVVDAALEDGHLAIAGDATDEEVLKHACIDKAETIVIALRSDADNVFLTLTARNLNPSMRIIARGEQVATEKKLRQAGADQVVLPAVIGGRRMAALVTRPNAAEMLEHFTNHEKIDVELEELRIPQGSPLVGQTVRDTATRQRHNLLIVGIRRSGGTMVFNPDPDDEFEADDTLVVMGRVEDVQSFQRSQRLACENSGAG from the coding sequence TTGAGCTTGCTCCTCCGAATCCGCCGCGGCGTCACGTTCCTCGGGGCGTTCTTCGTCGTCGCGGTGACGAGCTACAAGTGGCTGCACGAGTGCTCGTGGCTCGACGCGGTCTACTTCTTCGTGATCACGGTTTCGACCGTGGGTTATGGCGAGCAGAGTCAGTTTGATTCCGACGAGAAGATCTTCACCATCGCCGTCATCCTGGTCGGCGTGATCTCGGTCGGTTACACCGTGGGCCTCATCGTCCAATCGATGATCGAGGGCCAGATTGACCAAGCCCTGGGGGCCCGACGGATGGAACAGCAGATCGAACAACTCTCCGGCCACGCGATCGTGTGCGGCTACGGCCGCCTCGGCGCCACGATCTCCGAAGAGCTGAGCCGGCGGAAGCGGGCGTTTGTGATCCTCGATTCCGATCAGGAGGTCGTCGACGCCGCACTCGAGGACGGGCACCTCGCCATCGCTGGTGACGCGACCGACGAGGAGGTGCTCAAGCACGCGTGCATCGACAAGGCCGAGACGATCGTCATCGCCCTGCGGAGCGACGCCGACAACGTCTTCCTCACGCTCACCGCGCGCAACCTGAACCCCTCGATGCGGATCATCGCCCGTGGCGAGCAGGTCGCCACGGAGAAGAAGCTCCGCCAGGCGGGCGCGGACCAAGTCGTCCTGCCCGCGGTGATCGGAGGCCGGCGGATGGCCGCGCTCGTGACCCGCCCCAACGCGGCTGAGATGCTCGAGCACTTCACGAACCACGAGAAGATCGACGTTGAGCTCGAGGAGCTGCGCATCCCTCAGGGGAGCCCGTTGGTCGGCCAGACCGTCCGCGACACGGCCACCCGCCAACGCCATAATCTGCTGATCGTCGGCATCCGACGGTCGGGGGGGACGATGGTCTTCAACCCGGACCCGGACGACGAATTTGAGGCCGACGACACGTTGGTCGTGATGGGCCGCGTGGAGGACGTGCAATCGTTCCAACGCTCACAACGCCTCGCCTGCGAGAACTCGGGCGCCGGCTAG